From Nitrospira sp., the proteins below share one genomic window:
- a CDS encoding response regulator translates to MKKHSLPLLIVFCTVLVLGGGLVTLHYIESRFVANAGESLALAAVDIAGKLDLLMAERYGDIQMMARSRVVQSGDAVAVSQYMEWMISAYPVYEWIGVTDAAGRLVAASDRASVGKHYGNAPWFLAVRDRGGIFVRDVFAPDETTEERRTVAFTAAVRGGRGEFLGTVTSRVALPVLEDLIVRTAVALQAQWGTDVRIEYLFVDRNGEVIADSLLREEGRINLKQAGLPSADLFDAAPPGFVEERHLRRQVDVLTGYAMTAGVGDHGLLRWGVLVRVDRSDVLSPIRAIVRNVGLAGVGMLLPLAGFLLWSIRRLERTRAMAFEESVRARGAERKFQELLQAAPDAIVMTDIRGRIVLTNRKSEHLFDYTADELRGAPIEILVPERLRARHREHVARFMEWPIARPMGAGFDLSGCRRDQSEFPVQISLSPVDTAEGRFVLAAIRDVSQQRAHDLELCAAKEAAESSARAKSEFLATMSHEIRTPMNGVIGMTDLLMGTALTADQRDYAEMIHASGESLLGIINDILDFSKIEARKLDLEQVAFDVRTTIESTVASFSDRARNKGIEVGCLIHGAVPAMVEGDPGRLRQVVSNLIGNAVKFTERGDVLVAVTVAAAGGDGSVDLRVEVTDTGIGMTPEQSGKLFQPFTQADSSTTRKYGGTGLGLAICKQLVELMQGQIGVESTPGAGSRFWFTVRVARHPKDSQMPALPDEMSARLRGRTVLIVDDMAINRKILEQQFLNHGLVCQSVGDSESALAALRQAAEDGHPFDLAILDMQMPGMNGLQLARHIKGDPAIRPVRLVLYVSHGQRGDVKAAHEAGVAAYLTKPARQDQLLDCLRLVLDQAPSGPDSCEASTIITRHRLAEVRAGMQGSVLVVDDNPINRKVAAKMLEKLGCRVEVAANGREAVEAVANRSYSLVFMDCQMPEMDGFEATQEIRRWEAKGQEGAASDASGHSLRRIPIVAMTANAMSGDRDQCLAHGMDDYLSKPVQLQDVKLVLQRWLEMPHPADS, encoded by the coding sequence GTGAAGAAGCATAGCTTGCCGCTGCTCATCGTGTTCTGCACTGTGCTGGTGCTTGGGGGCGGCCTGGTGACGCTTCATTATATCGAGTCCCGGTTTGTGGCGAATGCGGGGGAAAGTCTTGCCTTGGCCGCGGTCGATATTGCGGGCAAGCTGGATCTGTTGATGGCGGAACGCTACGGCGACATTCAGATGATGGCCCGGTCGCGCGTTGTTCAATCGGGCGATGCGGTGGCTGTCTCGCAGTACATGGAGTGGATGATCTCGGCCTATCCGGTCTACGAATGGATCGGTGTGACGGATGCCGCCGGGCGTCTCGTGGCGGCATCCGACCGGGCCAGTGTCGGCAAGCACTATGGCAATGCCCCCTGGTTTCTGGCCGTGAGGGATCGCGGGGGGATTTTTGTTAGGGATGTGTTTGCGCCAGACGAAACGACGGAAGAGAGAAGGACGGTGGCCTTTACGGCGGCGGTCAGAGGGGGGCGTGGGGAATTTCTCGGCACGGTGACGTCGCGTGTGGCCTTGCCAGTCCTTGAAGATCTCATTGTGCGCACGGCGGTGGCCTTGCAGGCGCAATGGGGCACGGATGTGCGGATCGAATACCTCTTTGTCGATCGTAACGGAGAGGTCATTGCGGATTCGCTCTTGCGGGAAGAGGGGCGTATCAATTTGAAGCAGGCGGGGCTGCCCTCCGCGGACCTGTTCGATGCGGCCCCTCCCGGTTTTGTCGAAGAGCGGCACCTGCGCCGGCAGGTCGATGTGCTGACGGGGTATGCGATGACGGCAGGCGTGGGGGACCACGGTCTGCTGCGCTGGGGCGTGCTGGTGCGGGTGGACCGGAGCGATGTACTGTCGCCCATCAGGGCGATCGTGCGGAACGTCGGATTGGCCGGAGTCGGCATGCTGCTTCCGCTGGCCGGATTTCTCCTGTGGAGCATCCGGCGATTGGAGCGCACGCGGGCGATGGCCTTCGAAGAAAGCGTGCGGGCCAGGGGCGCGGAGCGGAAATTTCAAGAGCTGCTGCAGGCGGCGCCAGATGCCATTGTCATGACCGATATCCGTGGCCGGATCGTGCTGACGAATCGTAAATCCGAGCACTTGTTCGACTATACGGCGGACGAATTGCGCGGCGCGCCGATTGAGATCCTGGTGCCGGAACGGCTGCGCGCACGGCATCGAGAACATGTCGCGCGTTTCATGGAGTGGCCTATCGCCAGGCCGATGGGTGCGGGGTTCGATTTGTCGGGCTGCCGCCGAGACCAGAGTGAGTTTCCCGTGCAGATCAGTCTCAGCCCGGTCGATACGGCGGAGGGAAGGTTCGTGCTCGCGGCCATCCGCGATGTGTCACAGCAACGGGCGCACGACTTGGAATTGTGCGCCGCCAAGGAGGCGGCGGAGTCCAGCGCCCGGGCCAAGAGTGAATTCCTGGCGACGATGAGCCATGAAATCCGGACGCCGATGAACGGGGTTATCGGCATGACGGATCTGTTGATGGGCACGGCGCTGACCGCCGACCAGCGGGATTATGCCGAGATGATCCATGCGTCCGGGGAGTCGCTGCTGGGGATCATCAACGACATCCTGGATTTCTCAAAAATTGAAGCGCGGAAGCTCGATCTGGAGCAGGTCGCGTTCGATGTGCGCACGACGATCGAGAGCACGGTGGCGAGCTTTTCCGATCGGGCGCGGAACAAGGGGATCGAGGTGGGGTGCCTCATTCACGGGGCGGTGCCCGCCATGGTGGAGGGGGATCCCGGACGCCTGCGGCAGGTGGTCAGCAATCTGATCGGCAACGCGGTCAAGTTCACGGAACGTGGCGATGTGCTCGTGGCGGTGACGGTGGCGGCAGCCGGAGGGGATGGATCCGTTGACCTCCGTGTCGAGGTGACGGACACGGGCATCGGAATGACGCCGGAGCAGAGCGGGAAATTGTTCCAGCCCTTCACGCAAGCCGACAGTTCGACAACCCGCAAATATGGCGGCACCGGCTTGGGGCTGGCCATTTGCAAGCAGCTCGTCGAATTGATGCAGGGCCAGATCGGCGTCGAGAGCACGCCGGGAGCGGGGTCCCGGTTCTGGTTTACCGTGCGAGTGGCCCGGCATCCGAAGGACAGCCAGATGCCGGCGCTGCCGGATGAGATGTCCGCCCGGCTGCGCGGCCGGACGGTGCTGATCGTGGATGATATGGCGATCAATCGGAAGATTCTCGAACAGCAATTTCTCAATCATGGGCTGGTCTGCCAAAGTGTGGGCGATAGCGAGAGCGCGCTGGCTGCGCTCAGGCAGGCCGCGGAGGACGGCCACCCGTTCGATCTGGCCATCCTCGATATGCAGATGCCCGGAATGAACGGTCTTCAGCTGGCCCGCCATATCAAGGGGGACCCGGCAATCCGGCCGGTCCGTTTGGTACTATATGTCTCGCATGGCCAGCGCGGAGATGTGAAGGCGGCTCATGAAGCCGGGGTGGCCGCCTATTTGACCAAGCCGGCTCGCCAGGATCAATTGCTGGACTGTTTGCGGCTGGTGCTGGATCAGGCGCCGTCCGGCCCGGATTCTTGCGAGGCCAGTACGATCATTACCCGGCATCGGCTGGCCGAAGTGCGCGCCGGAATGCAGGGATCCGTGTTGGTGGTGGACGACAATCCGATTAATCGGAAGGTCGCGGCCAAGATGCTGGAAAAGCTGGGGTGCCGGGTCGAGGTGGCCGCCAATGGCCGGGAGGCCGTGGAGGCGGTAGCCAATCGCTCGTACAGCCTGGTATTTATGGACTGCCAGATGCCTGAGATGGATGGATTCGAGGCCACGCAAGAGATCCGAAGGTGGGAGGCGAAGGGGCAGGAGGGGGCGGCATCGGATGCCTCCGGCCACTCGCTTCGCCGTATTCCCATCGTTGCGATGACGGCCAATGCCATGTCCGGGGACCGGGACCAGTGTTTGGCCCATGGCATGGATGATTATCTGAGCAAGCCGGTGCAGTTGCAGGATGTGAAGCTGGTGCTCCAGCGATGGCTGGAAATGCCGCACCCTGCGGACTCTTGA
- a CDS encoding helix-turn-helix transcriptional regulator has product MMPFPEQVLARVVESFQNLLHPAIFERTFLEVGATLGRDVVAQASVPRTSPFPDARTDYFRCSDWMKTHWGWEHTASAGKDGQLDVHCHRCPFEHLSQHQSHICGVEIGILGGIAGELFGYGKVALQRGDSQPPRNCRFTIHTEQTPHSLAAEGLTFPLSPHSHSGSTDAAAARVLTQLTPRERQIVAQLAEGLSDKQIAEALRLSVRTVEGHLARIREKTALHSRSALIRFALRSSLR; this is encoded by the coding sequence ATGATGCCATTCCCGGAACAAGTCTTGGCTCGGGTGGTTGAATCCTTCCAAAATCTCTTGCACCCAGCTATTTTTGAACGAACGTTCTTAGAGGTGGGGGCCACCCTCGGGCGGGACGTCGTCGCGCAAGCCTCCGTACCGCGCACATCCCCTTTCCCCGACGCGCGGACCGATTACTTTCGATGCAGCGACTGGATGAAAACTCATTGGGGGTGGGAGCACACCGCCTCTGCCGGCAAGGACGGCCAGCTTGACGTACATTGCCACCGATGCCCGTTTGAACATCTCAGCCAGCACCAGTCGCATATTTGCGGGGTGGAAATCGGCATCCTGGGGGGAATCGCCGGAGAATTGTTCGGCTACGGCAAAGTCGCGCTGCAACGCGGCGACAGCCAGCCGCCACGCAATTGCCGGTTTACCATCCACACGGAACAGACGCCGCACAGCCTCGCCGCCGAAGGATTGACCTTCCCACTCTCTCCTCATAGCCACAGCGGCAGCACCGATGCCGCCGCCGCCCGCGTCCTCACCCAACTGACGCCGCGAGAACGGCAAATCGTTGCGCAGCTGGCCGAAGGACTGTCGGACAAACAGATCGCCGAAGCCCTCCGGCTCAGCGTCAGGACCGTCGAAGGCCATCTGGCCAGAATCCGTGAAAAAACCGCTTTGCACTCGCGCAGCGCGCTCATTCGATTCGCGCTGAGATCGAGCCTGCGATGA
- a CDS encoding response regulator transcription factor: MTRRTISSPLRPSAGPASVNTPAAAPAPPAIKVQIVDGHEMVRQGLRAMLERTAHIRSIGESATIAGAMEALGRNTPDVVLMELRLPDGSGIDACRHIRASSPNTRVLILTDMADDESVMAVLRAGAAGVLLKTASGTDIARALDAVRNGHAIFDGALLHRLLSHLCSLSFSMRGTGSTGLSAQEQRVMELVAQGRTNKEIARALGLSDKTIKNYLSNVYAKLQVTRRAHAASAFLQQTRGAGHPSLTDFSCPLITASSAEL, translated from the coding sequence ATGACACGCCGGACGATTTCTTCTCCACTACGGCCATCAGCCGGACCGGCCTCCGTGAACACACCGGCCGCGGCTCCCGCTCCTCCCGCCATCAAAGTGCAGATCGTGGATGGGCACGAAATGGTCCGCCAGGGGCTCCGGGCAATGCTCGAACGGACCGCGCATATCAGATCCATCGGCGAGTCCGCCACGATCGCCGGCGCCATGGAGGCCCTCGGCAGGAATACGCCGGATGTCGTGCTGATGGAGCTGCGCTTGCCGGATGGCAGCGGCATCGACGCCTGCCGGCATATTCGTGCGTCTTCTCCCAACACGCGGGTTTTGATTCTTACCGATATGGCGGATGACGAATCCGTCATGGCCGTGCTGCGCGCAGGCGCCGCAGGCGTGCTCCTCAAAACCGCCTCCGGCACGGACATCGCCCGCGCCCTCGACGCGGTACGGAACGGCCACGCCATCTTCGATGGCGCGCTCCTGCACCGGCTGCTGTCACACCTCTGTAGCCTGTCATTCTCGATGCGCGGCACAGGCAGCACCGGACTCTCCGCGCAGGAACAGCGGGTTATGGAACTCGTGGCCCAGGGGAGAACGAACAAAGAGATCGCCCGGGCGCTGGGCCTCAGCGATAAAACGATCAAAAACTACCTCAGCAACGTGTACGCCAAACTGCAGGTCACCCGCCGGGCTCACGCCGCCTCCGCCTTCCTCCAACAGACCAGAGGGGCCGGCCACCCGAGCCTCACCGATTTCTCATGCCCCCTCATAACGGCCTCGTCCGCTGAGTTGTGA
- a CDS encoding VanZ family protein: MERQAGGLGWRRVVAYWGPVVLYAGVIFYLSSRSHPDDDLPSLFDLFGDKVLHLVEYAGLGGLCYRAFRWGLEGPLASWAMFWAIGAASVYGVTDEVHQLFVPFREAGWQDWLADTAGAALGAAGISLCGRSLGGGSGDGPAGVTTQRTRPL; this comes from the coding sequence ATGGAGCGGCAGGCGGGCGGCTTAGGATGGAGGAGAGTCGTCGCCTATTGGGGGCCGGTGGTCCTATATGCCGGGGTGATCTTTTATCTCTCTTCACGATCGCATCCGGACGACGATCTGCCGTCGCTGTTCGATCTCTTCGGCGACAAGGTCTTGCATCTGGTGGAATATGCCGGATTGGGTGGCCTCTGTTACCGGGCCTTCCGCTGGGGCTTGGAGGGGCCCCTTGCCTCGTGGGCGATGTTCTGGGCCATTGGGGCCGCGTCAGTCTATGGCGTGACGGACGAAGTGCACCAACTGTTTGTCCCCTTTCGTGAGGCGGGCTGGCAGGATTGGCTGGCCGATACGGCCGGGGCGGCCCTGGGAGCGGCTGGGATCAGCCTCTGTGGAAGAAGCCTGGGCGGCGGTTCCGGGGATGGGCCTGCGGGCGTCACAACTCAGCGGACGAGGCCGTTATGA
- a CDS encoding glycoside hydrolase family 57 protein, with translation MKHVHVCFLWHMHQPYYTDPVAGSASMPWVRLHATKAYYDMASLLEQFPAVRATFNFTPSLLLQLQEIGGGTIRDLFLERAQRPAADLTQEEQAFLIRHFFSANWATMVRPYPRYHELLVKRGTEVNGQDLAKVAKQFSTQDFLDLQVWHNLAWFGYGAVRRYPRLAALRSKNRGFTEDEKQEVLALQRAAVQEIVPLYRRLAEQGQIELTTTPFFHPILPLVIDTDFTRRARPDLPLPSRFRAPDDAEAQLQRAVAFHTATFGHPPAGLWPSEGSVCPELLPLVRRAGLQWLATDEGVLARSLDMGGQPWDRSRSLYQPYRAGEPGQEVTMVFRDRDLSDAFGFVYHKTDPDSAADDVLRRLRAIVHNAPHKHLLIPIILDGENPWEHYHDGGEHFLSRLYRALTAQTLDEPGAVRCVASTMSEGLAAVPPAQSLSHLHSGSWINQDYKIWIGHAEDNRGWDLLGHTRTRLVEAAPTLPTAQASAAWNELYAAEGSDWFWWYGDDFETDFKPEFDRLFRTHLRNVWTHMGLTPPDSLNQPICAITAPPDTDRVMQPVARLSPAIDGVVTDFFEWRGAGTINTQPPLGAMWKAEGLFTAIRFGWSDEQLFLRLDPDEAAQPRHQSLAMQIVLHGPRHHFRLAFSCPPPGPDSFQLFQQRENGTWEEKGCYRSICAKAIVELAIPVKDLSLEPGDSIHMSLIVLEHGLEVARYPHQAPATLLVPGDDFDAAMWRV, from the coding sequence ATGAAACACGTTCACGTCTGTTTTCTCTGGCACATGCACCAGCCCTACTACACCGATCCGGTGGCGGGATCGGCGAGTATGCCCTGGGTGCGCCTCCACGCCACCAAAGCTTATTACGACATGGCCTCTCTGCTGGAGCAATTCCCGGCTGTCCGTGCGACGTTCAACTTTACGCCGTCGCTGCTCTTGCAACTCCAGGAGATCGGAGGGGGCACCATCCGGGACCTGTTTCTCGAACGGGCCCAACGCCCGGCCGCGGATTTGACTCAGGAGGAACAGGCGTTTCTGATCCGCCATTTCTTTTCGGCCAACTGGGCCACGATGGTCCGCCCCTACCCCCGCTACCATGAGTTGCTCGTCAAACGCGGCACCGAGGTCAACGGACAGGATCTGGCCAAGGTCGCGAAGCAGTTTTCGACGCAGGATTTTCTCGATCTGCAGGTCTGGCACAACCTCGCCTGGTTCGGCTATGGCGCCGTCCGCCGCTATCCGCGCCTCGCCGCCTTGCGCAGCAAGAATCGCGGGTTTACGGAAGACGAGAAACAGGAAGTGCTCGCCCTCCAGCGCGCCGCGGTGCAAGAGATTGTCCCGCTCTATCGCCGGCTCGCGGAACAGGGCCAGATCGAGTTGACCACCACGCCCTTTTTCCATCCCATCCTGCCGCTCGTCATCGATACCGACTTCACGCGCCGCGCGAGACCCGACCTTCCGCTTCCGTCCCGATTCCGCGCCCCGGACGATGCCGAAGCGCAATTGCAACGCGCCGTCGCATTTCATACCGCCACCTTCGGCCACCCTCCCGCCGGCCTCTGGCCGTCTGAAGGCTCAGTGTGTCCCGAGCTGCTCCCGCTCGTCCGGCGTGCCGGCCTCCAGTGGCTGGCGACCGATGAAGGGGTGCTGGCCCGGTCGCTCGACATGGGCGGCCAGCCCTGGGACCGCTCCCGCTCGCTCTACCAGCCCTATCGGGCCGGCGAGCCTGGGCAAGAGGTCACGATGGTGTTTCGCGATCGCGACCTGTCCGATGCGTTCGGATTCGTCTATCACAAGACCGATCCGGACTCGGCTGCCGACGATGTCCTCCGCCGCCTCCGCGCCATTGTCCACAACGCGCCACACAAACATCTCCTGATCCCGATCATTCTGGACGGCGAAAATCCCTGGGAACACTATCACGACGGCGGCGAGCACTTTCTCTCCCGCCTCTACCGCGCCTTGACGGCGCAGACATTGGATGAGCCCGGCGCAGTAAGATGTGTCGCCTCCACCATGTCGGAGGGCCTTGCGGCCGTGCCTCCGGCGCAATCCCTGTCCCATCTCCATTCCGGCTCCTGGATCAATCAGGATTACAAAATCTGGATCGGGCACGCCGAAGACAATCGCGGTTGGGATCTCCTCGGCCATACCCGTACCCGCCTGGTTGAGGCCGCTCCGACACTTCCAACGGCGCAGGCCAGCGCCGCCTGGAACGAACTCTACGCCGCCGAAGGCAGCGATTGGTTCTGGTGGTACGGCGATGATTTCGAGACCGACTTCAAGCCCGAATTCGACCGGCTCTTCAGGACGCACCTCCGCAACGTCTGGACGCACATGGGCCTGACGCCGCCGGATTCCTTGAACCAGCCCATCTGCGCCATCACGGCACCGCCCGATACGGATCGCGTCATGCAACCGGTCGCGCGGCTCTCCCCGGCCATCGACGGCGTGGTGACGGACTTCTTCGAATGGCGCGGCGCCGGCACGATCAACACCCAGCCGCCGCTCGGCGCCATGTGGAAAGCGGAAGGGCTCTTTACCGCGATCCGTTTTGGCTGGAGCGACGAACAGCTCTTCCTGCGATTGGACCCGGATGAGGCCGCGCAGCCCAGACACCAGAGCCTGGCAATGCAGATTGTCCTCCATGGTCCTCGCCATCACTTTCGCCTGGCATTCTCTTGTCCGCCACCGGGACCGGACTCCTTTCAGCTCTTCCAGCAACGCGAAAACGGAACCTGGGAAGAAAAGGGCTGCTATCGCTCCATCTGCGCCAAGGCCATTGTGGAACTGGCGATCCCGGTGAAGGATCTTTCGCTTGAACCAGGAGATAGTATTCACATGAGTCTGATCGTCCTGGAACATGGGTTGGAAGTCGCCCGCTATCCCCATCAGGCGCCGGCAACTTTACTGGTTCCCGGCGATGATTTTGATGCCGCCATGTGGCGGGTATGA
- the galT gene encoding galactose-1-phosphate uridylyltransferase produces MPDLRRDPIVGRWVIISTERSGRPHDFVQLQPARPLSTALCPFCPGQERLTPKEIMAYRPQPAGPNTPNWTVRVVPNKFPALQVEGDMGREGIGLYDRMNGIGAHEVIIETPEHTAGLADLPAKKIEDVLWAYRDRMLDLRKDQRFRYILIFKNHGASAGATLEHSHSQLIALPVIPTSVLEELDGCRTHYLQKERCIYCDILRQDLSDGKRIVAENPEFLCVTPFAPRFPFEMWILPKRHAAYFEESQKSQFEFLAPMLSEALRRMDKVLARPSYNFVLHSSPLHEKTGDYYHWHLEIIPKLTQVAGFEWGTGFYINPVSPEESAKCLRDAEL; encoded by the coding sequence ATGCCAGATCTTCGACGCGATCCCATCGTCGGCCGCTGGGTGATTATTTCCACGGAGCGGAGCGGCCGCCCGCACGACTTTGTCCAGCTGCAGCCCGCGCGCCCGCTCTCCACCGCGCTCTGTCCCTTTTGTCCAGGTCAGGAGCGGCTGACCCCGAAGGAAATCATGGCCTACCGGCCACAACCCGCCGGGCCCAACACGCCCAACTGGACCGTGCGCGTGGTCCCGAACAAATTCCCCGCCCTGCAAGTCGAGGGCGACATGGGCCGCGAGGGCATCGGCCTGTACGACCGCATGAACGGCATCGGCGCCCATGAAGTCATCATCGAAACGCCGGAGCACACGGCCGGCCTGGCCGACCTGCCGGCCAAAAAGATCGAAGACGTGCTCTGGGCCTATCGCGACCGGATGCTGGACCTCAGGAAAGACCAGCGCTTCCGCTACATTCTCATCTTCAAAAACCACGGCGCCTCAGCCGGCGCCACACTGGAGCACAGCCACTCCCAGCTGATCGCGCTCCCCGTCATCCCGACCAGCGTCCTGGAGGAACTCGACGGGTGCCGGACGCACTATCTGCAGAAAGAGCGCTGCATCTATTGCGACATCCTGCGGCAAGACCTCTCGGACGGAAAGCGGATCGTGGCGGAGAATCCCGAGTTCCTCTGCGTCACACCCTTTGCCCCGCGCTTTCCGTTTGAAATGTGGATTCTCCCCAAGCGCCATGCGGCCTACTTTGAAGAAAGCCAAAAGTCGCAATTCGAATTTTTGGCCCCGATGCTCTCCGAAGCGCTCCGCCGCATGGACAAGGTTCTCGCGCGGCCGTCGTACAACTTCGTCCTCCACAGCTCCCCGCTGCACGAAAAGACCGGAGACTATTACCACTGGCATCTGGAGATTATTCCGAAACTCACGCAGGTCGCCGGCTTTGAATGGGGCACCGGCTTTTACATCAACCCCGTGTCACCGGAAGAATCGGCGAAGTGCCTGCGAGACGCGGAGCTCTAA
- a CDS encoding thiamine biosynthesis protein ThiS — translation MQIQLSHPTRSVEIKGPKKAKELLKELNLVVEAHLVIRGDELVTEDEMLYDKDLIEIRPVISGGN, via the coding sequence ATGCAGATCCAACTCAGCCATCCCACGCGAAGTGTCGAAATCAAAGGCCCCAAGAAGGCCAAAGAGCTGCTCAAGGAGCTGAACCTCGTCGTCGAAGCACACCTCGTCATCCGCGGCGATGAACTCGTGACCGAAGACGAAATGCTCTATGACAAGGACCTGATCGAAATCAGACCGGTGATCTCCGGTGGAAATTGA
- a CDS encoding ATP-binding protein — protein MNCTKCKTKAVIDLPRHNAAFCKGCFNVFVHDQTAKAIKSQKMFGKDDRILVAVSGGKDSLALWDILLKLGYKADALYVNLGIGTYSEESHRKVTKFAETTAAAHGATLHVHTVQEEAGAGIKELAQLIHRPACSACGTIKRYQFNRVALEHKYDVMATGHNLDDEAARLLGNVLRWQEEYLDKQTPSLPASLEGFAKKVKPLYRLSERELAAYSVLNRIDYIVEECPMAKGARTILYKEVLNRLETESPGTKQAFYWGFLDKQHKPETAPTTMAERDQASLHPCSVCQQPTTAEVCSYCKMMARAKTHSASSCPPA, from the coding sequence ATGAATTGCACCAAATGCAAAACCAAAGCGGTGATCGATCTGCCGCGCCACAATGCCGCCTTCTGCAAAGGCTGCTTCAACGTCTTCGTCCACGATCAGACGGCCAAGGCCATCAAGTCGCAGAAGATGTTCGGGAAGGACGACCGGATTCTGGTGGCCGTGTCCGGCGGCAAGGACAGTCTGGCGCTGTGGGACATTTTATTGAAGTTGGGCTACAAAGCCGATGCCCTCTACGTCAATCTCGGCATCGGGACCTATTCGGAAGAATCGCACCGGAAAGTCACGAAGTTTGCCGAGACCACCGCGGCGGCGCATGGCGCCACTCTCCACGTGCATACCGTCCAGGAAGAGGCCGGGGCCGGGATCAAGGAACTGGCGCAGCTGATTCATCGCCCTGCCTGCTCGGCCTGCGGCACGATCAAGCGCTACCAGTTCAACCGCGTGGCGCTGGAGCACAAGTACGACGTGATGGCGACCGGCCATAATCTGGACGACGAAGCCGCCCGCCTCCTCGGCAACGTGCTCCGCTGGCAGGAGGAATATCTGGATAAGCAGACTCCCAGCCTGCCAGCCTCGCTGGAAGGATTCGCCAAGAAGGTGAAGCCGCTCTATCGGCTCTCCGAACGGGAGCTCGCCGCCTACTCGGTCTTGAACCGGATCGACTACATCGTCGAAGAATGTCCGATGGCGAAGGGCGCGCGCACGATTCTCTATAAAGAGGTGCTCAACCGGCTGGAAACCGAATCGCCCGGCACCAAGCAAGCGTTCTATTGGGGCTTTCTCGACAAACAGCACAAGCCGGAGACGGCGCCCACGACGATGGCGGAACGCGACCAGGCCTCTCTCCACCCCTGTTCGGTCTGCCAGCAACCGACGACCGCTGAAGTCTGCTCCTACTGCAAAATGATGGCGCGCGCCAAAACCCATTCCGCTTCGTCATGCCCACCGGCCTGA
- a CDS encoding acyloxyacyl hydrolase gives MPTGLIHDVPIPGRRLVRTTFGLIVTLLLMLCGLMDRPAAAEDLPASTPVGTHTIGMAAGPFFPVRVLSSQSSKLFGEAVMPSWRVTLTEPIGSGWYQGQLALGAEIVAFHTNEPITAYGIGFTPKLVYTSTAFGRVRPFLEAGGGPVWTDLGGRVPEQPGQFNFLVWGGAGCSYHMTRAWTIDAGYRVMHISNAGTRQPNSGLNFGLPFLGLSYQGF, from the coding sequence ATGCCCACCGGCCTGATCCACGACGTTCCCATACCCGGACGAAGGCTGGTACGGACAACCTTCGGGCTGATCGTGACGCTCCTCCTCATGCTCTGCGGACTCATGGACCGTCCGGCGGCGGCAGAGGACCTTCCCGCATCGACACCTGTCGGCACCCACACCATCGGCATGGCCGCCGGCCCATTCTTTCCCGTCCGGGTGCTCTCCAGCCAATCCTCAAAACTCTTTGGAGAAGCCGTCATGCCCTCCTGGAGGGTCACGCTCACGGAACCGATTGGCTCAGGCTGGTACCAAGGCCAGTTGGCACTCGGCGCGGAGATCGTGGCCTTTCATACCAACGAGCCGATCACCGCCTATGGCATCGGATTTACGCCGAAGCTGGTCTATACCTCCACGGCCTTTGGACGGGTGCGCCCGTTCCTCGAAGCAGGCGGAGGCCCCGTGTGGACGGATCTCGGCGGCCGGGTTCCCGAACAGCCGGGGCAATTCAATTTTCTCGTGTGGGGTGGCGCAGGCTGCTCCTACCACATGACCAGAGCCTGGACGATCGACGCCGGCTATCGCGTCATGCACATCTCCAATGCCGGGACGCGTCAGCCCAACTCCGGCCTGAACTTCGGGCTCCCCTTTCTCGGCTTGTCCTATCAAGGGTTCTGA